The proteins below are encoded in one region of Micromonospora sp. DSM 45708:
- a CDS encoding hypervirulence associated TUDOR domain-containing protein encodes MAEKEFRAGDHVSWASHSGRAYGVVKERLTERTHVRGHPVNASPEQPQYRITNDDSGRDVAHRPEVLRDESQ; translated from the coding sequence ATGGCCGAGAAGGAGTTCCGCGCCGGCGACCACGTCTCCTGGGCCAGCCACAGCGGCCGGGCGTACGGCGTGGTCAAGGAGAGGTTGACCGAACGCACCCACGTCCGCGGGCATCCGGTGAACGCCTCGCCGGAGCAGCCGCAGTACCGGATCACCAACGACGACTCCGGCCGGGACGTCGCCCACCGACCGGAGGTGCTGCGCGATGAGTCGCAGTGA